The Coffea arabica cultivar ET-39 chromosome 4e, Coffea Arabica ET-39 HiFi, whole genome shotgun sequence genome includes a window with the following:
- the LOC113741467 gene encoding transcription factor MYB114, whose product MDDHESVKEEVNPAVMLKNQSAEKGANRGSWTDEEDRKLAEAIEIYGPKRWKTIASKAGLKRCGKSCRLRWMNYLRPNIKRGNISDQEEDLIVRLHKLLGNRWSLIAGRLPGRTDNEIKNYWNSHLSKKVHQKEKQSKGTAEMGCSRIRKKRKAMMNEVKADRTREGNSSSGGAPGDSKLSFDVDDFFDFSNEDPMTLEWISKFTEMDDG is encoded by the exons ATGGATGATCATGAATCAGTAAAGGAGGAAGTAAATCCAGCCGTCATGTTGAAAAATCAATCGGCCGAGAAAGGAGCGAACAGAGGGTCATGGACTGATGAAGAAGATCGAAAACTGGCTGAAGCTATTGAGATCTATGGTCCAAAGAGATGGAAGACTATAGCATCCAAAGCAG GCCTTAAAAGGTGCGGTAAGAGTTGTAGGCTGAGATGGATGAACTATCTGAGACCAAACATCAAGCGAGGAAACATATCTGATCAAGAAGAAGACTTGATTGTTAGGCTTCATAAACTTCTGGGGAACAG ATGGTCCTTGATAGCGGGAAGGTTGCCAGGTCGAACGGATAATGAGATCAAGAATTACTGGAATTCTCATTTGAGCAAGAAAGTTCACCAAAAGGAGAAACAAAGCAAGGGAACTGCAGAAATGGGATGCTCTAGGATTCGGAAGAAAAGGAAGGCGATGATGAATGAGGTTAAAGCGGATAGGACGAGAGAAGGGAATTCATCTTCTGGTGGTGCTCCTGGAGATTCAAAACTGAGCTTCGATGTAGACGACTTCTTTGATTTCTCCAACGAGGATCCTATGACTTTAGAGTGGATCAGCAAATTCACCGAAATGGATGATGGCTGA
- the LOC113741466 gene encoding transcription factor MYB1-like, whose translation MGRSPCCAKEGLNRGAWTPSEDRLLTDYMKSHGEGKWRSLPKRAGLKRCGKSCRLRWLNYLRPDIKRGNMTDDEEDLIIRLHKLLGNRWSLIAGRLPGRTDNEIKNYWNTNLAKKYQSGERLAASSSCTKRNPSSTTRSRPAALLHKLTSSAHQPPNSEKREGSSTYVVRTKARRCTKAFINADLQTSSAQQPGILAVKCPVPSGADQAKDDSNETRTADNSEKVGPVPASGGVTESPPTFSGEEGYSSGFMMDFEMDNDFLCDFLNMEFERDFPEVVAQGTDNIEANDFSFNCCPRALSHDDLLDTAVTWLHEVQ comes from the exons ATGGGGAGAAGCCCGTGCTGTGCTAAGGAAGGCTTAAACAGAGGGGCTTGGACTCCTTCGGAAGATAGATTGCTGACAGACTACATGAAGTCCCACGGCGAAGGAAAATGGAGAAGTCTTCCCAAACGAGCAG GCCTCAAAAGATGCGGAAAGAGTTGCAGACTTCGTTGGTTGAACTATCTAAGACCTGATATCAAGAGAGGAAACATGACTGATGACGAAGAGGACCTCATAATCAGGCTGCACAAGCTCCTTGGAAACAG GTGGTCCTTGATAGCTGGAAGGCTTCCGGGGCGAACAGACAATGAAATCAAGAACTATTGGAACACCAACCTCGCCAAGAAGTATCAAAGCGGTGAACGCTTAGCCGCCAGCTCCTCCTGCACAAAACGCAACCCGTCATCAACAACGAGGTCCAGACCAGCCGCACTACTGCATAAGCTAACGAGCAGTGCTCATCAGCCGCCAAATTCAGAAAAGCGAGAAGGATCCTCTACTTATGTGGTCCGCACAAAGGCTAGAAGGTGCACTAAAGCTTTCATCAACGCTGACTTACAAACTTCCTCTGCACAACAACCCGGTATTTTGGCGGTGAAATGTCCAGTGCCGTCTGGGGCTGATCAGGCCAAAGACGACTCCAACGAAACTCGTACTGCTGACAATAGCGAAAAAGTTGGCCCCGTCCCAGCTTCAGGTGGGGTAACCGAATCGCCCCCAACTTTTTCAGGAGAAGAAGGCTACTCTTCGGGCTTCATGATGGATTTTGAAATGGACAACGACTTCCTTTGTGATTTTCTCAACATGGAATTCGAACGAGATTTTCCCGAGGTAGTAGCACAAGGTACTGATAATATTGAGGCCAATGATTTCTCTTTCAACTGTTGTCCAAGAGCGCTTTCCCATGATGATCTTCTTGATACTGCTGTGACCTGGCTTCATGAAGTCCAGTAA
- the LOC113741327 gene encoding protein ELF4-LIKE 3-like isoform X2, whose translation MSQKFQMEDDDIFSGIGIGAQVDGKVVQTFQKSFLQVQNILDQNRLLINEINQNHESKIPDHLTRNVGLIRELNNNIRRVVDLYADLSNSFAKTMEVSSEDSAGTTKSDGRGGQKRFKSS comes from the exons ATGTCCCAGAAATTCCAG ATGGAAGATGATGATATATTTTCTGGGATTGGTATTGGAGCGCAAGTCGATGGCAAAGTAGTTCAAACATTTCAGAAGAGCTTCTTGCAAGTGCAAAATATTCTGGACCAAAACAGGCTGCTTATCAATGAGATCAATCAGAATCATGAATCTAAGATCCCAGATCACTTGACCAGAAATGTGGGCCTAATTAGAGAGCTCAATAACAACATTAGGAGGGTGGTTGATCTTTATGCTGATCTTTCGaattcttttgccaaaaccatgGAGGTGTCTTCAGAAGACTCAGCTGGGACTACTAAATCGGATGGAAGAGGAGGCCAGAAGAGATTTAAATCCAGCTAA
- the LOC113741327 gene encoding protein ELF4-LIKE 3-like isoform X1: protein MKISIFLRHNRMEDDDIFSGIGIGAQVDGKVVQTFQKSFLQVQNILDQNRLLINEINQNHESKIPDHLTRNVGLIRELNNNIRRVVDLYADLSNSFAKTMEVSSEDSAGTTKSDGRGGQKRFKSS, encoded by the exons ATGAAGATATCAATCTTTTTGCGTCACAACAGA ATGGAAGATGATGATATATTTTCTGGGATTGGTATTGGAGCGCAAGTCGATGGCAAAGTAGTTCAAACATTTCAGAAGAGCTTCTTGCAAGTGCAAAATATTCTGGACCAAAACAGGCTGCTTATCAATGAGATCAATCAGAATCATGAATCTAAGATCCCAGATCACTTGACCAGAAATGTGGGCCTAATTAGAGAGCTCAATAACAACATTAGGAGGGTGGTTGATCTTTATGCTGATCTTTCGaattcttttgccaaaaccatgGAGGTGTCTTCAGAAGACTCAGCTGGGACTACTAAATCGGATGGAAGAGGAGGCCAGAAGAGATTTAAATCCAGCTAA
- the LOC113741327 gene encoding protein ELF4-LIKE 3-like isoform X3: MEDDDIFSGIGIGAQVDGKVVQTFQKSFLQVQNILDQNRLLINEINQNHESKIPDHLTRNVGLIRELNNNIRRVVDLYADLSNSFAKTMEVSSEDSAGTTKSDGRGGQKRFKSS, translated from the coding sequence ATGGAAGATGATGATATATTTTCTGGGATTGGTATTGGAGCGCAAGTCGATGGCAAAGTAGTTCAAACATTTCAGAAGAGCTTCTTGCAAGTGCAAAATATTCTGGACCAAAACAGGCTGCTTATCAATGAGATCAATCAGAATCATGAATCTAAGATCCCAGATCACTTGACCAGAAATGTGGGCCTAATTAGAGAGCTCAATAACAACATTAGGAGGGTGGTTGATCTTTATGCTGATCTTTCGaattcttttgccaaaaccatgGAGGTGTCTTCAGAAGACTCAGCTGGGACTACTAAATCGGATGGAAGAGGAGGCCAGAAGAGATTTAAATCCAGCTAA
- the LOC113741387 gene encoding uncharacterized protein — MAMVGSASTILFPFYPLQISLCMCCSNRAWKLKTNWSPLLGMDKEKGHIACFSSKKKLGFMDQILDYIEGGPKLRRWYGAPDLLPKDGSTEKLDEITEEEEVRDAVLVTDGDSEIGQMVILSLIVKRIRVKALVKDKRAAMEAFGTYVESIAGASNDSTSVKKALRGVRAVICANDGFVSNIEGWKGLEHVILLSQLSVYRGNSGIQAMMNSNARRLAEQDESALMASRVPYTIIRAGLLKNTPGRQRFSFEKGCATQGSLSKEDAAFICAEALDAVPEKGFIFEVVNGEEAVSDWKKRFAALMEKSG; from the exons ATGGCAATGGTGGGCTCAGCTTCCACAATTCTCTTCCCCTTTTATCCTCTTCAGATCTCCCTATGCATGTGTTGCAGCAACAGGGCTTGGAAATTGAAGACCAATTGGTCCCCTCTTCTAGGAATGGACAAGGAAAAGGGTCACATTGCTTGTTTCTCATCCAAGAAGAAACTTGGCTTCATGGACCAAATTCTTGATTACATTGAAG GTGGTCCAAAGTTGAGGAGATGGTATGGAGCTCCTGATCTCCTTCCAAAAGATGGATCCACTGAAAAATTAGATGAAATTACAG AGGAGGAAGAAGTCAGGGATGCAGTTTTAGTAACAGATGGAGATAGTGAGATTGGCCAG ATGGTGATATTGTCGCTGATTGTCAAACGAATTCGAGTTAAAGCACTAGTGAAGGATAAGCGGGCTGCTATGGAAGCCTTTGGCACTTATGTTGAG TCAATTGCTGGTGCTTCAAATGATAGCACATCCGTGAAGAAGGCTCTCAGGGGTGTTCGTGCAGTTATATGTGCAAAT GATGGTTTTGTATCTAATATTGAGGGCTGGAAAGGATTGGAGCATGTGATCCTATTATCTCAG TTGTCTGTTTATAGAGGCAATAGTGGGATTCAAGCAATGATGAATAGCAATGCAAGAAGACTTGCAGAGCAAGATGAATCTGCACTAATGGCATCAAGAGTGCCCTACACCATTATCAGAGCTGGTTTGCTGAAGAACACACCGGGAAGGCAGCGTTTCAGCTTTGAAAAG GGTTGTGCAACACAAGGAAGCCTTAGCAAGGAGGATGCTGCCTTCATCTGTGCAGAAGCTCTTGATGCAGTCCCAGAGAAAGGATTCATATTTGAG GTGGTTAATGGTGAAGAGGCTGTCTCAGATTGGAAAAAGCGGTTTGCTGCATTGATGGAGAAATCAGGGTAG